TGCAACAGGGTCTACATTGGTATCGCAATTGGTGGATAGTTTTATTGTTTTATTCATCGCCTTTAAGATCGGGAATGGATGGAGCTGGAAATTGGTGCTGGCAATTTGTCTCGTGAACTATCTCTATAAATTCACCATGGCGATCATTCTAACACCATTGATCTATTTCGCCGAAAATAGAATTGATCAATACCTTGGTCCGGAAACCGCACGTAAAATGAAATTGGCGGCGATGGGAAAGGAGGAGGAGTGAGTGTGAATAGTGAGTAGTCAATAGTGATTAGTGAGTATGGTTTTATGTTGCATGGTATTTTAAACACAAGTACTCAATACCCAATAACCTGATTATCTTTTCTTCAACAGCTCGATCACAACTTTATCAATTGGTAGTGTAACAGCATCTGCATTGAGTTCATTCCAGTGGACCCATCGGAAGACTTCACTTTCACCATTTGGGTTGCTGGTTTGTTCCGGGCTTAGGTCAAAAGCTTTTGTTTTGGTTTCGAGTGGGATGGGTTCTTCTGCATGAACTCTGTAATAAATAGAAATGATCTGGTCTTTTTGATTGAATGCAGAGATCTGAAAAAAATCAGTAGTATAAAAATGTTCCCCGATCGTGACATCTAATCCGGTCTCTTCTTTGAATTCTCTTTTTAAACAGTCTCTTGTGCCTTCGCCAAATTCTAATCCGCCGCCTGGAAGTTTTGTGATATAAGCACCGCGAATAAATTCATCACTAACCAGAAGCCGTTGTTGACTGTCTAACAAAATTCCATACACACGAATATTGAATAAAGGCATATCAGAACCATTTCTTTTTCATGAAGTACCAGCTGATGACTACAGCTATTGCAATCGATAAACCAATCGGGACATAGAATGCATACGGTGAATGTGCCCATGGGATATTGTCAACGTTCATGCCATACAAGCTGGCAACCATCACCGGTAAAGAAAGAATGATGGTAATTGACGTCAGACGTTTCATCACATTGTTCAGGTTGTTACTGATGATACTCGCGAATGCATCCAATGTACTGGTGAGGATATTCGTATAGATATTCGCCATCTCCAGCGCCTGGCTGGTATCAACGATCAAGTCATTCAGAAATTCTCTCTCTTCTTCATTGAGTCCTAAGAAATTTGTTCGTTCCAGTTTCATCATCAGCATTTCATTACTGCGTAAGGCTGTCACGAAATAGACCAGACTTTTTTGTATACGCATCAGATTCAAAAGGTCTACATTACTATTGCTTTCATATAAACTGGTTTCATACTGATTTCTTCGATGATTGATCTCCTTCAGGAATTCCATGAAATTCTGTACTACTTTTTCAAAGACCTTTAAAATCATCATGTTCTTTTTATCCGGATGTCTTTTCTGAAAAGAGTTCAGGAATTTCTTGATAGCTCCGTTATCAAAAGAGTTTACAGTTACAATTTGCGTATGCGTGAGGATAATGCAA
Above is a genomic segment from Sediminibacterium sp. KACHI17 containing:
- a CDS encoding NUDIX domain-containing protein, whose translation is MPLFNIRVYGILLDSQQRLLVSDEFIRGAYITKLPGGGLEFGEGTRDCLKREFKEETGLDVTIGEHFYTTDFFQISAFNQKDQIISIYYRVHAEEPIPLETKTKAFDLSPEQTSNPNGESEVFRWVHWNELNADAVTLPIDKVVIELLKKR
- a CDS encoding magnesium transporter CorA family protein; translated protein: MIQYFKNINGQTVEIDKGDRDVWVNLVPPFKEEEFIELSEGLDIPIEFLRDSLDIDERPRYEIEDNVRFVVIKTPTENNSFNDSDAFYITIPICIILTHTQIVTVNSFDNGAIKKFLNSFQKRHPDKKNMMILKVFEKVVQNFMEFLKEINHRRNQYETSLYESNSNVDLLNLMRIQKSLVYFVTALRSNEMLMMKLERTNFLGLNEEEREFLNDLIVDTSQALEMANIYTNILTSTLDAFASIISNNLNNVMKRLTSITIILSLPVMVASLYGMNVDNIPWAHSPYAFYVPIGLSIAIAVVISWYFMKKKWF